The following proteins are encoded in a genomic region of Mycobacterium kiyosense:
- the TB18.5 gene encoding cyclase, with translation MPVLSKTVEVSADAGSIMGIVSDIERYPEWNEGVKGAWVLARYDDGRASQVRLDTNVNGFEGVYIHAVYYPGENQIQTVMQQGDLFTKQEQLFSVVAAGPTSLLTVDIDVEPSMPVPPPMVKMLMNNVLDQLAANVKQRAEQLGAN, from the coding sequence ATGCCAGTTTTGAGCAAAACGGTCGAGGTCAGCGCCGATGCCGGGTCGATCATGGGCATCGTGTCCGACATCGAGCGCTACCCGGAGTGGAACGAAGGCGTCAAGGGCGCCTGGGTGCTGGCCCGCTACGACGACGGCCGGGCCAGCCAGGTGCGGCTGGACACCAACGTGAACGGATTCGAAGGCGTCTATATCCACGCCGTGTACTACCCGGGCGAGAACCAGATTCAGACCGTGATGCAGCAGGGCGATCTGTTCACCAAGCAGGAGCAGCTGTTCAGTGTGGTGGCCGCGGGCCCCACCAGCCTGCTGACCGTCGACATCGACGTCGAGCCCAGCATGCCGGTGCCTCCGCCGATGGTGAAGATGCTGATGAACAATGTGCTGGACCAGCTGGCCGCCAACGTCAAGCAGCGTGCCGAGCAGCTGGGCGCCAATTAG
- a CDS encoding GntR family transcriptional regulator (frameshifted, insertion at around 417430, deletion at around 417514), with translation MRRAQLSDEVASHLRAAIMSGTLRPGTFIRLDETAAELGVSITPVREALLKLRGEGMVQLEPHRGHVVLPLTRQDIKDIFWLQATIARELAVTATDRITEIEIGELERTNDLLASAVEAGDAQAIATLEFGFHRLFNQASGRIKLAWFLLNAARYMPAQMYAADPRWGTAAVDSHRELIAALRRRDTAAAVEHTVWQFTDAAQRLTEALERTGIFNT, from the coding sequence TTGCGCCGGGCCCAGTTGTCCGACGAGGTCGCCAGCCATCTGCGCGCAGCCATCATGTCCGGGACGCTGCGCCCGGGAACGTTCATCCGGCTCGACGAGACCGCCGCCGAGCTCGGGGTCAGCATCACGCCGGTCCGCGAAGCCCTGCTGAAGCTGCGGGGCGAGGGGATGGTGCAGCTCGAGCCGCATCGCGGCCACGTGGTGCTGCCGTTGACCCGGCAAGACATCAAGGACATCTTCTGGCTGCAGGCCACCATCGCCCGCGAACTGGCCGTCACCGCCACCGACCGCATCACCGAGATCGAGATCGGCGAGCTCGAACGCACCAACGACCTGCTGGCCTCGGCGGTCGAGGCCGGCGACGCCCAAGCCATCGCGACGCTGGAGTTCGGTTTCCACCGGTTGTTCAACCAGGCCAGCGGGCGCATCAAGCTGGCCTGGTTCCTGCTGAACGCCGCGCGCTACATGCCGGCGCAGATGTACGCTGCGGACCCGCGATGGGGCACCGCGGCGGTGGACAGCCACCGCGAACTGATCGCCGCGCTGCGCCGCCGCGACACTGCGGCCGCGGTGGAGCACACCGTATGGCAGTTCACCGACGCCGCCCAACGGCTGACCGAGGCGCTGGAGCGCACCGGGATCTTCAACACCTGA
- the fadD5 gene encoding fatty-acid--CoA ligase FadD5, with product MTAQLAGLSAQTHAHEQPYLARRQNWVNQLERHAMMQPQATALRFLGNTLTWADLRHRVATLAGALSRRGVGFGDRVMILMLNRPEFVESVLAANMLGAIAVPLNFRLTPSEIAFLVEDSEARVIVTEAVLAPVATGVRRIAGLLETVIVAGTANGASEDNVLPYEDLMNEPGEPAGLIDIPNESPALIMYTSGTTGRPKGAVLTHANLTGQTMTMLYTSGVDLNNDVGFVGVPLFHIAGVGNLLTGLLLGVPTVIYPLGAFDPAQLLDVLEAEQVTGIFLVPAQWQAVCAEQQARPRNLRLRVMSWGAAPAPDVLLRQMSEMFPGTQILAAFGQTEMSPVTCMLLGDDAIRKRGSVGKVIPTVAARVVDDDMNDVPIGEVGEIVYRAPTLMSGYWNNPEATAEAFAGGWFHSGDLVRMDSDGYVWVVDRKKDMIISGGENIYCAEVENVLAGHPRIVEVAVIGRADERWGEVPVAVVAVTEGHLHIEELIEYLTERLARYKHPKALEIVDALPRNPAGKVLKTELRVRYGVQAETESPSPPNKFATREGS from the coding sequence GTGACCGCGCAGCTGGCCGGGCTCTCGGCCCAAACCCACGCGCACGAGCAGCCTTATCTGGCTCGGCGGCAGAACTGGGTCAACCAGCTGGAGCGGCACGCGATGATGCAGCCGCAGGCCACCGCGCTGAGGTTCTTGGGCAACACCCTGACGTGGGCCGATCTACGGCACCGTGTTGCCACGCTGGCCGGCGCCCTGAGCCGGCGCGGGGTCGGGTTCGGCGACCGGGTGATGATCCTGATGCTCAACCGCCCCGAGTTCGTCGAGTCGGTGCTGGCAGCCAACATGCTCGGCGCGATCGCCGTGCCATTGAACTTTCGGCTCACTCCCAGCGAGATCGCGTTCCTGGTCGAGGACAGCGAAGCACGGGTGATCGTCACCGAGGCGGTGCTGGCGCCAGTGGCTACCGGGGTGCGCCGGATCGCTGGGCTGCTGGAGACGGTGATCGTCGCGGGGACGGCCAACGGCGCCTCCGAGGACAACGTGCTCCCCTATGAAGACCTTATGAATGAGCCGGGCGAGCCGGCCGGGCTGATCGACATCCCCAACGAGTCGCCCGCCCTGATCATGTACACCTCGGGCACCACCGGCCGGCCCAAGGGCGCGGTGCTCACCCACGCCAACCTGACCGGTCAGACCATGACCATGCTCTACACCAGCGGAGTGGACCTCAACAACGACGTCGGCTTCGTCGGAGTACCGCTGTTCCACATCGCCGGCGTCGGCAACCTGCTGACCGGGCTGCTGCTCGGTGTCCCGACGGTGATCTATCCGCTGGGCGCGTTCGATCCCGCGCAGTTGCTCGACGTGCTCGAGGCGGAGCAGGTCACCGGCATCTTCCTGGTTCCCGCCCAGTGGCAGGCGGTCTGCGCCGAGCAGCAGGCCCGGCCGCGCAACCTGCGGCTGCGGGTGATGTCCTGGGGTGCCGCCCCGGCGCCAGATGTGTTGCTGCGCCAGATGTCTGAGATGTTCCCGGGCACCCAGATCCTCGCCGCGTTCGGCCAGACCGAGATGTCGCCGGTCACCTGCATGCTGCTGGGCGACGACGCCATCCGCAAGCGCGGCTCGGTGGGCAAGGTGATCCCGACCGTCGCCGCCCGCGTCGTCGACGACGACATGAACGACGTGCCGATCGGCGAGGTGGGCGAAATCGTCTATCGCGCACCGACATTGATGAGTGGCTACTGGAACAACCCGGAGGCCACCGCGGAGGCGTTCGCCGGCGGCTGGTTCCATTCCGGTGATCTGGTCCGGATGGACTCCGACGGCTACGTCTGGGTGGTCGACCGCAAGAAGGACATGATCATCTCCGGCGGCGAGAACATCTACTGCGCCGAGGTGGAGAACGTCCTGGCCGGTCACCCCCGCATAGTCGAGGTCGCCGTGATCGGTCGCGCCGACGAGCGATGGGGTGAGGTGCCGGTCGCGGTCGTCGCTGTAACGGAAGGCCACCTGCACATCGAAGAGCTAATCGAGTACCTGACCGAGAGGCTCGCGCGGTACAAGCATCCCAAGGCCCTCGAGATCGTCGACGCACTGCCGCGCAACCCCGCCGGGAAGGTGCTCAAAACTGAACTACGAGTTCGCTACGGAGTGCAGGCCGAGACCGAAAGCCCTTCTCCGCCAAATAAATTTGCGACGCGAGAGGGAAGCTGA
- the yrbE1A_1 gene encoding membrane protein, translating into MTTTSRPHLIGYVRDQLETPLTMVGGFFRMCVLTGRALFRRPFQWRELILQCWFIMRVALLPTIMVSIPLTVLLIFTLNVLLAQFGAADLSGAGAAIGAVTQLGPLTTVLVVAGAGSTAICADLGARTIREEIDAMEVLGIDPIHRLVVPRVIAATVVATLLNALVITVGLVGGYLFGVYLQNVSGGAYLATLTTITGLPEVIIAMIKAATFGLIAGLVGCYRGLTVRGGSKGLGTAVNETVVLCVVALYAVNVILTTIGVRFGTGH; encoded by the coding sequence GTGACGACCACCTCCCGCCCGCACCTGATCGGTTACGTGCGCGACCAACTCGAAACACCGCTGACAATGGTCGGCGGCTTCTTCCGTATGTGCGTGCTCACCGGCCGGGCGTTGTTCCGCCGGCCATTCCAGTGGCGTGAGCTGATCCTGCAGTGCTGGTTCATCATGCGGGTCGCGTTGCTGCCGACGATCATGGTCTCGATTCCGCTGACCGTGCTGCTGATCTTCACCCTCAACGTGTTGCTGGCCCAGTTCGGCGCCGCCGACCTGTCCGGTGCGGGCGCGGCGATCGGCGCGGTCACCCAGCTGGGTCCGCTGACCACGGTGCTGGTTGTCGCCGGAGCCGGCTCCACCGCCATCTGCGCCGACCTGGGGGCGCGCACCATCCGCGAAGAGATCGACGCGATGGAGGTGCTCGGCATCGACCCGATCCACCGCCTGGTGGTTCCCCGGGTGATCGCGGCGACCGTGGTGGCCACACTGCTCAACGCGCTGGTGATCACCGTCGGTCTGGTCGGCGGCTACCTGTTCGGCGTATATCTGCAGAACGTCTCCGGCGGCGCCTACCTGGCGACGCTGACCACCATCACCGGACTCCCCGAAGTGATCATCGCCATGATCAAGGCGGCGACCTTCGGGCTGATCGCCGGACTGGTCGGTTGCTACCGCGGGCTCACCGTGCGCGGCGGCTCGAAAGGCCTGGGGACCGCGGTGAACGAGACCGTGGTGCTGTGCGTGGTCGCGCTGTACGCGGTCAACGTCATCCTGACCACGATCGGCGTTCGATTCGGGACGGGACACTGA
- the yrbE1B_1 gene encoding membrane protein, with translation MSTSAVVRARFPRAVANVNRYAGSVGRGLDETGHLAWFFLASLGQIPHALHFYRKETLRLIAQIGMGTGAMAVVGGTAAIVGFVTLSGSSLVAIQGFASLGNIGVEAFTGFFSALINVRIAGPVVTGIALAATVGAGATAELGAMRISEEIDALEVMGIKSISYLTSTRIVAGLVVIIPLYALAMIMSFLSPQVVTTLLYGQSTGTYEHYFRTFLRPDDVFWSFLEAIIIAAIVMVTHCYYGFNAGGGPVGVGEAVGRSMRFSLVSVQVVVLSAALALYGVNPNFALTV, from the coding sequence ATGTCGACTTCAGCGGTAGTCCGGGCCCGGTTCCCGCGGGCGGTCGCCAACGTCAACCGTTACGCGGGCAGTGTCGGGCGGGGACTGGACGAGACCGGGCACCTCGCCTGGTTCTTTCTGGCCAGCCTGGGCCAGATTCCGCACGCGCTGCACTTCTACCGCAAGGAGACGCTGCGGCTGATCGCCCAGATCGGCATGGGGACCGGCGCGATGGCCGTGGTCGGCGGCACCGCCGCGATCGTCGGGTTCGTGACGCTGTCCGGTAGCTCGCTGGTGGCCATCCAGGGCTTCGCGTCGCTGGGCAACATCGGTGTCGAGGCGTTCACCGGGTTCTTCTCCGCGTTGATCAATGTGCGCATCGCCGGGCCGGTGGTCACCGGCATCGCGCTGGCGGCCACGGTCGGCGCCGGTGCAACCGCCGAGCTGGGCGCGATGCGCATCAGCGAGGAGATCGACGCCCTGGAAGTGATGGGCATCAAGTCGATCTCGTATCTGACGTCGACCCGCATCGTCGCCGGCCTGGTGGTGATCATTCCGCTGTACGCGCTGGCCATGATCATGTCGTTCCTGTCGCCGCAGGTCGTGACGACGCTGCTGTACGGGCAGTCCACCGGCACCTACGAGCACTATTTCCGAACGTTCTTGCGCCCCGATGACGTGTTCTGGTCGTTCCTGGAAGCGATCATCATCGCGGCGATCGTGATGGTGACCCACTGTTACTACGGATTCAACGCGGGCGGTGGTCCCGTCGGCGTCGGTGAGGCAGTCGGCCGATCGATGCGTTTCTCGCTGGTATCGGTCCAGGTAGTGGTCCTGTCCGCGGCGTTGGCGCTGTACGGCGTCAACCCCAACTTCGCACTGACGGTGTAG